From a region of the Salinispira pacifica genome:
- a CDS encoding DUF2156 domain-containing protein gives MQHIPEYPEFSNIHKDFKKELYPRLNNEAGGVSEFTFTGLFLFRNHYEYQLSWLPDDKLLIKGKKDGKTFYSLPMGFPNDGELRKRLLEEADYIKNLNEERADEARIWLEGLGYNVCEDRDNFDYLYLREDLATLKGKKYHKKRNQINAFLNNYSYEERPLCNDNVDDAFAVLEKWREGREDEGDYKESKEALELKDFLELNGYMIYVDGKPAAYTMGEGISKKSTYVIHIEKALGEYKGIYQFINRAYAAVLPKCYKYINREQDLGDEGLRQAKMTYRPAGFIKKYRVCTMGEVEMPFHTLNRQDVPEYAGKQ, from the coding sequence ATGCAACACATACCAGAATATCCGGAATTTTCAAATATTCATAAGGATTTTAAAAAAGAACTGTACCCCAGACTCAATAATGAGGCCGGAGGGGTTTCCGAGTTCACGTTCACCGGCCTGTTCCTCTTCCGAAACCACTATGAGTACCAGCTCAGCTGGCTTCCCGATGACAAACTGCTCATCAAAGGCAAAAAGGATGGAAAAACCTTCTACAGCCTCCCCATGGGCTTCCCCAATGACGGAGAGCTGAGAAAGCGTCTTCTGGAAGAAGCCGATTATATTAAAAACCTGAACGAAGAACGGGCGGATGAAGCCCGGATCTGGCTGGAGGGTTTGGGCTACAATGTCTGTGAAGACCGGGACAACTTCGATTACCTCTACCTCAGAGAAGACCTGGCCACCCTGAAAGGCAAAAAATATCATAAAAAACGGAATCAGATTAACGCCTTTCTCAATAATTATTCCTATGAAGAGCGGCCCCTTTGCAACGACAACGTGGATGATGCCTTTGCAGTCCTGGAAAAATGGCGGGAAGGCAGGGAAGATGAAGGTGACTACAAAGAAAGTAAAGAGGCCTTGGAACTGAAGGATTTCCTGGAGCTGAACGGATACATGATCTATGTTGACGGTAAGCCCGCAGCATACACCATGGGTGAAGGCATATCAAAAAAGAGCACATATGTAATTCACATCGAAAAGGCTCTGGGGGAATATAAGGGCATTTATCAGTTCATCAACCGGGCCTACGCCGCAGTTCTTCCCAAATGCTATAAATACATCAACCGGGAGCAGGACCTTGGAGACGAGGGCCTCCGCCAGGCCAAAATGACCTACCGTCCCGCCGGGTTCATTAAAAAATACCGGGTATGTACAATGGGAGAGGTGGAAATGCCCTTCCATACCCTGAACCGACAGGATGTACCCGAATATGCAGGCAAGCAATAA
- the pepT gene encoding peptidase T: MLQNIDLDREWFEERLLERFVRYAKVHTTSDPHAEGTPSTERQWVLAKLLEQELKELGLKEVELTEYCNLVGRLPANIKTDADPVMFLAHMDTAPDFSGENVNPRIHADYDGGVIRLNDEYQLDPRDNPLLKDYLGDTVITTDGNTLLGADDKAGIAEIMTALEYLVEHPDISHGDVEVVFTPDEEIGKGTVKFPGDLVRSKFGFTLDGDTEGSYNAQCFNAFAIDVEFTGVMIHPGYARGEMVNAIAMASHFAAMLPGQETPEATDGDYGFYALREISGTMESAKLGIFIRDFSMDEITRRIAYLEQLGKTVEMKFPGSRVQISTTQRYLNLKQFLEGSPWVIETLEEAIRDTGMEPVQKSIRGGTDGARLSEMGFPTPNIFAGGLNFHSRFEWVGLRAMVRASKVVLNIIQRWSA, from the coding sequence ATGCTGCAGAACATAGACCTGGACAGAGAATGGTTTGAAGAACGGCTGTTGGAACGTTTTGTGCGATACGCCAAAGTGCATACCACCAGCGACCCCCACGCTGAAGGGACGCCAAGTACGGAGCGCCAGTGGGTACTGGCCAAACTCCTGGAACAGGAACTGAAGGAATTGGGCCTGAAGGAAGTTGAGCTTACAGAATACTGCAACCTTGTGGGACGCCTTCCCGCCAATATCAAAACAGATGCAGATCCGGTGATGTTTCTGGCTCACATGGATACCGCACCGGATTTTTCCGGAGAGAATGTAAATCCCCGGATTCACGCCGACTATGACGGTGGGGTGATCCGCCTGAACGACGAGTATCAGCTGGATCCCCGGGATAATCCCCTGCTGAAGGATTATCTGGGCGATACTGTGATTACCACCGACGGAAACACCCTTCTGGGGGCGGATGATAAGGCGGGGATTGCCGAAATTATGACCGCCCTTGAGTATCTGGTGGAGCATCCGGATATCAGCCACGGCGATGTGGAGGTTGTCTTCACCCCGGATGAGGAGATCGGGAAGGGAACCGTGAAATTTCCCGGGGATCTTGTCCGATCGAAGTTCGGCTTCACCCTGGACGGTGACACCGAGGGGAGCTACAACGCCCAGTGTTTCAATGCCTTTGCCATTGATGTTGAGTTCACCGGCGTGATGATCCATCCCGGGTACGCCAGGGGAGAAATGGTCAATGCCATTGCCATGGCTTCCCATTTTGCGGCCATGCTGCCCGGGCAGGAAACCCCCGAGGCAACCGACGGCGACTACGGCTTCTACGCTCTCAGGGAGATCAGCGGAACCATGGAGTCTGCCAAACTGGGGATCTTCATCAGGGATTTCAGCATGGATGAGATTACCCGGCGGATAGCGTATCTTGAGCAGCTTGGAAAAACCGTGGAAATGAAGTTCCCCGGAAGCAGGGTGCAAATCAGCACAACCCAGCGCTATCTGAACCTGAAGCAGTTTCTCGAAGGTTCTCCCTGGGTAATTGAAACTCTGGAGGAAGCCATACGTGATACCGGCATGGAGCCGGTTCAAAAGAGCATCAGGGGAGGCACCGACGGTGCACGGCTGTCTGAAATGGGTTTTCCCACCCCCAATATATTCGCAGGAGGCCTGAATTTTCACAGCCGGTTTGAATGGGTGGGACTGAGAGCCATGGTCCGGGCATCAAAGGTGGTGCTGAACATTATTCAGCGCTGGTCCGCCTGA
- the alr gene encoding alanine racemase has product MNIDISAGKQIHHRFHTSGMELLQHPGRRVTLKTMTQTRAIINLENFRHNLSVLQKQAGRRPLCLAVKADAYGHGAVRMAREAEAWGIRHFGVARVSEAVELREAGIGSRIFLFSIADRGEEEFLFTRNIEPFVSDLDYFHELAECRNLLLKQAVISDEAPDLGIHVKTDTGMGRLGCPPEDIPALAKAVFSTPGFRIAGLATHFPLSDDPGDSLAPRQAALLKAAAEELESRGMAPEFVHGANSGGILFHGDDGSSMMRPGIAAYGYAPDSAFAEELTRRNMELKPVMELRAPVTFVKKVPPGTSISYGHTWTSNEESWIATVNAGYADGYPRIVSNNAAVLIEGRQLPQVGRICMDQCMVDCGPRTPVQRYSDAVLFGFSPGAETASTLADKAGTIAYEITCGISPRVQRVYM; this is encoded by the coding sequence TTGAATATTGATATTTCCGCCGGGAAACAGATACACCACAGGTTTCACACGTCCGGCATGGAGTTATTGCAGCACCCGGGCCGGCGGGTTACACTGAAAACCATGACACAGACCAGGGCCATCATCAACCTTGAAAATTTCCGGCATAATCTTTCAGTACTCCAGAAGCAGGCTGGCCGACGGCCCCTGTGCCTGGCTGTAAAGGCCGACGCATACGGTCACGGCGCAGTACGAATGGCCCGTGAGGCGGAAGCCTGGGGCATTCGGCACTTTGGAGTAGCCAGGGTCTCAGAAGCAGTGGAACTCCGGGAAGCGGGCATCGGTTCACGAATTTTCCTGTTCAGCATTGCGGACCGGGGTGAAGAAGAGTTTCTGTTCACCCGGAACATCGAACCCTTTGTCAGCGACCTTGATTATTTCCACGAGCTGGCGGAATGCCGGAACCTCCTTCTGAAACAGGCCGTCATTTCAGATGAAGCTCCTGATCTGGGAATCCATGTGAAAACCGATACCGGTATGGGCAGGCTGGGCTGCCCGCCGGAGGATATTCCTGCTCTGGCCAAGGCCGTCTTCTCCACCCCGGGGTTCCGCATTGCCGGCCTGGCAACCCACTTTCCCCTGAGCGATGATCCCGGCGACAGCCTGGCTCCCAGGCAGGCGGCATTGCTGAAGGCCGCAGCTGAGGAGCTGGAGTCCAGGGGGATGGCGCCGGAATTTGTTCACGGAGCCAATTCGGGGGGGATCCTTTTCCACGGAGATGACGGAAGCAGCATGATGCGGCCGGGGATCGCAGCATACGGGTACGCCCCGGATTCAGCCTTCGCAGAGGAACTCACCCGGCGAAACATGGAGCTGAAGCCGGTTATGGAACTGCGGGCTCCTGTGACCTTTGTAAAGAAGGTTCCCCCGGGGACGTCAATTTCCTACGGACACACCTGGACCAGCAATGAGGAAAGCTGGATAGCCACCGTCAACGCCGGGTACGCCGACGGATACCCCAGGATCGTCTCCAATAACGCCGCCGTTCTCATTGAGGGACGGCAACTGCCCCAGGTAGGCAGAATCTGCATGGATCAATGCATGGTTGACTGCGGTCCCCGAACCCCGGTGCAGCGCTACAGCGATGCCGTTCTCTTCGGATTCAGCCCCGGAGCCGAGACGGCCTCAACCCTGGCCGACAAGGCAGGCACCATTGCCTACGAAATCACCTGCGGGATCAGTCCCCGGGTTCAGAGGGTGTACATGTAA